The DNA segment ATCAGCACCTCCTCGATGCCCCAGTACTGAATCTCCTGCAGGAAGGAGACCGCACACAGGTCCTCCCTCACGTGGAGGTGGCCCGTGCGGTAGAAGTTCATCACGTAcctgagagcgagagcgagaccgagagcgagagagagagagagggagcgagagcgagagcgagagagagagagagagagagagagagatatagagtgtgaagagtgtgggagagagagacggagagattgagagtgggggagagttggagcaagagagcgagagagagaaagaggatgggagaaagtggggcagagagcgagagccgAGAGGGATgacagcgggagagagagtggaagagataAAAATCAAACAATCCCCAGAGGACACACGAATCACAAGATACGCCAGCACACAAAACGGGTGTGACATAAAGGTgtgaggcaggcaggcaggcaggcaggcaggcaggcaggcaggcaggcaggcaggcaggcaggcaggcaggcaggcaggcaggcaggcaggcagacagacagacagacagacagacagacagacagacagacagacagacagacagacagacagacagacagacagacagacagacagacagacagacagacagacagacagacagacagacagacagacagacagacagacagacagacagacagacagacagacagacagacagacagacagacagacagacagacagacagacagacagacagacagacagacagacagacagacagacagacagacagactgacagactgactgactgactgactgactgactgactgactgactgactgactgacgacCAGGAGGTTCACGTCACAGCTCATCCCAGTTTAGCGGTTTCTCTCCCCGGAGGAACGTACTGGAAGGTCTGGGAGCTGCGGTCGAAGAAGAACTCGTTCCGCGGCAGGTCTGCGTCGTCGCAGAGGTCCAGGGCGGAGGCGGGGCCGGAGCGGGCCAGCCGGCCCAGCCGGGTGTCCGGGTGGGGGGCCAGCAGGTCCCGGGACAGCTGGTAGCGACACCCGCCCACGTTGACCACCAGGCCGCCGcccaggggcccgggggggccgTCCGCCCAGCTGTCAGCCCCGTCGCTGTAGAACACACCGCTGGAgtccagggaggggagggaggaggggagggaggaggggagggaggggagggaggggagggaggggagggaggaggggagggaggggagggaggggaaggaggacagGCTCATAGTGGCTGTAGGGGagggaagcgcacacacacacacgcacacacacacacacacacacacacacacacacacacacacacacacacacacacacacacacacacacacacacacacacacacacacacatacacacacacacacacacacacacacacacagagattacagggtggagggggggggggggagagggagaagaggaagacaaCTAAATCACGGAGACAACACAGGACTTTAGGACACAGCTGTGACATTAAGGAGCGAACCACAGACGGGTCACTTTTGGATCCATAGGAAACAtagacggagaggaggagcagtagCGTCTCTCACTCTGAAGTTGAATCTAACCACTTAACTAAAATAACAATGAATGTATTCCAACTTTGGTTTTTACTTTGAAACCACTAGGACAGGCGACACCATGACAAATAAATCCAGCATTTGTTGAGTAAGTAAAAAATGTCTAATGTTTGATACAATTTCAATAAGTTTTAACATAAAGAGCCTTTTTTGGTTAGAGAGGTCTTACCTGCTCCTCTATCTGATCAGCCTCCAGGTACAGTCGAGGTCATTCTCGACGCACAGCAACGCAATTCAAAGAAAAATATTGTTAGACAAAACTTGGTGGCATCTCTTTCCGTCAAGTTGAACGGAAAAAGTGTGAGTGAGGTTTAAAAATACTCCGGAGCGAGACAGCGGTCGGGGGCCAATCAGCACGAAGAGGCGCTGCTAGGCAACAACCTCCTCTTTTATCCATCATCCAACGGTATGGAAATCAAACCCTGCTCCACTTCTCCCCCTATCCGCGTCCTAGAGCGCCACCTAAAGGCGTCCCGGACACCTACATCACATCTTCATCCTCTGACACACATTATCAGATTATACCAACAAACTAACGGTTTTATGACGCAGAAAATAATCAATAAGGCTGCTTTATTTGTCGTTAATTGGATATAGATCAGATATATTAGATCGATTGTTCTCTAAACTATTTGAGAGCAAACGTGTGAGTAGGCTACTGTCAAAGATGACGTCAGACGCGGTCGGTTGAAGGCATTGACGCGTCATGAGAACGTTAAATTACGCCCCATAAGGGTTTAATAACGGATGTAAAGTAAGTTATAACAACGATGGGGGTTTGATAATTGATGTTCTAAGTTGTATGGTTGAATGGGGGGTCGAGACTCATTGATTCATTGATTCATTCATCAGGTCGGACGTCTCGCCGTCACCGCGGTCGTCTCGCGCGCGCTCCTGTGGTGTCCTGGTGACGTCACCCGGCGCTGGGCCAATCGGTGGGGCGGCCCGCCctgtctgccccgccccctaaACAAACCGCCATTTGAAAAAacccaaacagagagagagcgactgaCACTCTGAGAGCCAGGTAAACTTTTATAACATTACTGACTAACACCAGGCACAGAGAATACTTTAATCTTTACGTCTTTACCCCGATTCATACACATTAATGTCGCTCGGCGGAGGTTTTTAAACACCTCGCCGGGCGAATAGGTTGTCCTGCACGGCTGCAACTTCACAGTGTTTCAAAGCGGGGCTAACGTAGCTTAGCATGCCGGTGGACCTCCGCCTCTCTGATCCCTCGCTAGAGGAAGAACACCGCCCGCCTGTGTGGTGTGTTCCCCACTGTAATTCGAGTCAGCCGTCCCACGGCGGGGTAAACCCAGGCTCAGTCGACGTGTATGTGGGGTATATTAACGTTAAACCGAGGGTGGGACCGGAGCGGCGGGGTTTAAACACCCGCAGCGCGCCAAGCCGCATTACCGCACGCCGCTACTCCTCCTCCGCACCGCCCATCTCTAACTAGTCATGCTTCATACATGGACCTCAAACTGCGTATTTTTGCGTGTTAATGCCACACGGCTGTCTTGTATTTATGTGCATTGCCCCGTTGAAGTGGGCTGTGACCGGCGTTGAATTTAATGCAAAACTTCCAAAGCCGTGCGGAACTTGAATTGGTATTGTGGATATGTTTTATTCGCCATCCAGGACGTTTTTATTCACTCCGCCCGACGAAGCTGAACAGACGCAGGGAATATGAGTGAGATTGAGGAGGTAGGGGTGGAAGCAGCGCCCTTTtccgaggaggaggcggaggagacgCGGGAAGATGAGCCGGCGGACACGCCCACCCCAGGTAAAAGCCGCCTCGGGATTCCCGGTAAAAAAAAACTTCAACAAACCACCAAAGCCAATTTCTCAATCCATTCAATAGAAACAAATAACTAGTGGAGTGTCTTTGATGTTGCTTTGGTAATTCTTCTAGGTGCATGAAATACAGTGCTAGACTCGCAGCATTGATGGAAACCAATAGTTACAAGTGTTATAAAGTACCTGAGGTGAACTGTGTGGTTCTGTGCAGACCTGAGTTCGGAGGTAGCGCCCTTGTccgtggaggaggcggaggagacaCGGGAAGATGAGCCGGCGGACACGCCCACCCCAGGTAAAAGCCGCATCGGGATTCCCGGTAAAAAAAAACTTCAACAAACCACCAAAGCCAATTTCTCTTGAATCCATTCAATAGAAACAAATAACTAGTGGAGTTTCTTTGATGTTGCTTTGGTAATTCTTCTAGGTGCATGAACTACAGTGCTAGACTTGTTATAAAGTACCTGAGGTGAACTGTGTGGTTCTGTGCAGACCTGAGTTCGGAGGTGACGGGGAAGCGGACCAAGAAGACGGTGGCCCGGCTGGAGATCCAGATGGCCAAGCCCAAGGAGAAGCTGAAGGTGGAGGACGGTGAGGAGAACCCACACACTGTTCATCTGAGGGGAGGACATGATGCGTGTCCCTAAGGTAATCTCAGGGACACACGGCATCGGATAGTGATGAGCTTGTGGTCTCTGTtttgtctctcgctccctctctcactccctctcactcttctgtctggtttctctctctctggtctctctctctcaggggggggggataagttGGGGGACATCCCGAGGACGAACCACATGATCGGGAAGCTGAAGCCAGGGGACCTGAAGCCGCTTCACTCCATCATGTTCGACCGGCCCGGCAAggtgaggggtcagaggtcgtctCGGGGTGAAGATGAGGGGTCAGAGGTTGTCTCGGAGTGAAgatgaggggtcagaggtcgtctCGGGGTGAAgatgaggggtcagaggtcatctcGGGGTGAAGGTGAGGGCAAGGTTCATGTCAGAACTCGGGGAGGGGTCATAGCAGCTCAAACCCAACAGGGGGCGAGCTTCACTCTAATCTGGATACCGGGCGCGTGCCAAAACCATTTTCTACATCCATGCCCTCGTACTCGTTCACCTCACCCTGGAGGCCGGAGAAAAATAGTACGTacatagcattgtgtagcatcttatcctagcttatctgttgtatacggggaatggctTTACCTAGCGATTGTTAATGCTTGTGTATACTTTACCAACAGCGAAatattgtttttcttcttctgacaaatgtacttgctgtatgttgctttggataaaagcgtttgctaaacgccctgaatggaGGCGGCGCGCGGTGGCAGTCAGTCAGCGAGAGGGACGGAGCAGCGTGTAGGGAAATGGAAATGTatggctctgtctgtctccctcagaCCGCCAGCATGAGGAAGAACATGCGGCAGTTCAACGGCTTCCCCTTCGAGGTCAACAGCAAACAGTTCACCAAGAAGAGAGACAAGCTGCTCAGGTGGGTTCTTCTGTTCGGTTGGGTTCTCCTTTGGGGGGTTCCCCCCTGTTCAGGGTTCCCCCCTGTTCAGGGGGGAACCCTTAGACCCCAGGTGTAGGGTCTAGGGTGGTGAGGGTGTTTGACTCAGctaaaaggttctgggttcgatcccctgctTTACCCATTCTTAGCTAAATTACATTTTAAGAAGAAGTTGTTGGTTCCACCGCGGTGCCAGAGGAGTGGGGATCAGAGGAGTGGGGGTCCTCTCTCCGCTGTGGGACGCTGAGCGCCTGTGTTCCGCTCCCCAGGTGGTCGTCGCTCACCAACCTGAAGCTGAGGGCCATCTGCAAGGTGCTGGACCTGGAGCAGAAGGGCAGCCAGGTGGACCTGATCAACCgcatcctcatcttcctcagCGCCCCCAAGAACAGCGGCAAGGTGGGTGCCCCTTGAACCCGGCCCCCCCGAGCCTCGCAGCCACCCGGGGTAACGCCCCATCCCAGCGGCCCCGTGCTCtccccgcctctctccctctcttttctcccccACTGTCCTGTCCCTTTCACCCCTGGGGCTCAGGTGggagagcgggtcggctgggaaccggaaggttgctggttcgatccccggctcctcctagtgagggccgaggtgtccctgagcgagacacattcccctgactgctcctgacgagctggctgtcgtcctgcgtggtcgactccgccgtcggtgtgtgaatgtgtgcatgaatgggtgaatgttgtaCAGCTCTTTGAGTGGCCGGGTTATAAAAGCGCTGTATATAAATGCGGTCCCTTTACCATTTACCCTGCCGCCCATGAAGAAGAACGCTTATATTAAAAGAAAAGCAATGAAGTACCAATAAAGTGAACTGAGCCCGGCTCCCTAAACTCACCCTGCGttcctctctgacctctgacctgcagCCACTGCtctccaagaagaagaagaagagcaagAAGAGGCTGTCGGCCGGCGAGAGCAAGCCCCGCCCCAAGAGCACGTCGGCCAGCCCCAAGAAGACCAAGAGCGGCAGCAAGTCCAAGGCCATCGTCATGGAGTCCAGCAGcgacgaagacgaggaggacgatgacgacaaGGCCGGGGCAcgggccgaggaggaggaggacgatgaggaagaggaggaggaggaggaggaagccgaggaggaggaggaagccaaGGAGTCGGGGATCGAGAAGAGCGACGAGTCCGAAGACGAtggagacgaggaggaagagttgGAGGAGGTAATTCATGTTGGTTGGTTGTTTTTTCTTGTGACAGCAGCCCAGAGCCATGCCTCACATGGTGGTTCAGTCTGATATCTCTAGGttcttccgtgtgtgtgtgtgttgtgtgtgtgtgtgtgtgtggtcaaaaTGACCACGTTAATCTGTGCGTTCGTTTTAAAGATGAGACGCTGTGTGCTGTGTATCAGTTGGCCATGggtagagcccgaccgataaaggatttttaaggcaGACACGAATATTTGGGGATTTAAAAATCGGACATTCCGATATTTCGGCCGGTGtatattttaaaaagaaattCCAGAAACGCGTAACAAAACTTTAACAGATTTCCCTAACTGTTCCGATCGGACCTACCGAGCTCGCTTGTAACCGGGGTAGACGGCTCGTACCCTAACTCAGTCCCTACGTGGTGTGCTGAACTTTAGTATTGTTCCTGATCTCTCCCTGGGTGAGTGCGATCTAACCTGTCCAGGGGGTTAGGTGCGAGGTACTCACCACAGGTCCACGGCCACCGTAGGGGAACAGCTCCGCGTCCCGCTGCACAGGCGACCGGCCCGCGTTCTACATTCTTCCTTCAGTTCACCGTGTTTATAATAATCCAAAAGGATCTCTCCTCAATGTCGCCGAGCAACGTGTGTCCACCGGGGTGCTTTcattcacccctctctctcctgctgaaCCCAGGCACTCAGTCTCAGACTCCCAGCGTCGCCTGCCCACTCAGCTGTCGCTACTTACCTGTGATGAGCCcctcaacaccgccccctctggGTGATGTCAGTACTGACCCCAACTCTAAGGACCCGAAAACTAACCCTATACCTCGTCGTATCGTAAcgctaacattggttatttatgagtcctcactagaataataaggtaatgcagtttaaaaataaactattattttattgttttattgtcacaacatGAAAGTCTAAATCAAAACGTATTAAAGTTTATATCGGTCCGTTGGGCTCTACCCATGGGATCTTTTgcaattaatcgtgattaatcacaGAAGGAAAAAGAAATCGATTGACGGCACAAATTGATAGTTTGAAAACCATGACGGTCTCCACTGGTATCTGTACTGGTGAGGTACGCTCCAGATATCTAAACCATGACGGTCTCCACTGGTATCTGTACTGGTGAGGTACGCTCCAGATATCTAAACCATGACCGTCTCCACTGATATCTGTACTGGTGAGGTACGCTCCAGATATCTAAACCATGACGGTCTCCACTGGTATCTGTACTGGTGAGGTACGCTCCAGATATCTAAACCATGACGGTCTCCACTGGTATCTGTACTGGTGAGGTACGCTCCAGATATCTAAACCATGACCGTCTCCACTGGTATCTGTACTGGTGAGGTACGCTCCAGATATCTAAACCATGATCGTCTCCACTGGTATCTGTACTGGTGAGGTACGCTCCAGATATCTAAACCATGACGGTCTCCACTGGTATCTGTACTGGTGAGGTACGCTCCAGATATCTAAACCATGACCGTCTCCACTGGTATCTGTACTGGTGAGGTACGCTCCAGATATCTAAACCATGACGGTCTCCACTGGTATCTGTACTGGTGAGGTACGCTCCAGATATCTGTCAGGgcctcacacacaccacggtgCCCTCATGTGGACCTCCTTCCTAAACCTcccaactaccccccccccccccccctcagtctcCCAAGGCCAAACCGCCCGCCAGGAAACCCGCCGCCGGCAAACGGCCGCGCCCCCCAACGAAGAAGAGCCCCGCGCCCAAGAAGAGGTCCACGAAGGAGCTCTCAGAGTCAGAGGGCGAGGGGGACGGGAAGGTGAGGcagagcccccccaccccttaaCTCATGGGTTAACCTACCGGCTGGTTTCACCGTACtgacccctctgtctgtccgtccgtccgtccctcagCCC comes from the Gadus chalcogrammus isolate NIFS_2021 chromosome 6, NIFS_Gcha_1.0, whole genome shotgun sequence genome and includes:
- the dek gene encoding protein DEK, which encodes MSEIEEVGVEAAPFSEEEAEETREDEPADTPTPDLSSEVAPLSVEEAEETREDEPADTPTPDLSSEVTGKRTKKTVARLEIQMAKPKEKLKVEDGGGDKLGDIPRTNHMIGKLKPGDLKPLHSIMFDRPGKTASMRKNMRQFNGFPFEVNSKQFTKKRDKLLRWSSLTNLKLRAICKVLDLEQKGSQVDLINRILIFLSAPKNSGKPLLSKKKKKSKKRLSAGESKPRPKSTSASPKKTKSGSKSKAIVMESSSDEDEEDDDDKAGARAEEEEDDEEEEEEEEEAEEEEEAKESGIEKSDESEDDGDEEEELEESPKAKPPARKPAAGKRPRPPTKKSPAPKKRSTKELSESEGEGDGKPKKKARRAAPSKPTAKSKKADSSSNSKKTNSTVSEGSSDDDRPLIKMMRVAPSDGQLEETVRGLLGDADLEEVTMKQICQKVYDAYPDHDLASRKDFIKQTVKSLIT